The Paramisgurnus dabryanus chromosome 24, PD_genome_1.1, whole genome shotgun sequence genome contains the following window.
GATGTGGTTACACGTGATCTGTGGTCGTGAGGCCGGTTGGATGTACTGACAAATTCTCTGAAACGCCTTTGGAGACAGCTTATGGAAGACAGCATGCCAATCTCAACTCCCTTAAAACTTGCAACATTGTGTGGCATTGTGCTGTGTGATGTAACTGCACATTTTATAGTGGCCTTTTATTGTGGCCTGCCTAAGGCATgcctgtgcaataatcatgctgtCTAATAATCAGCATCTTGATATGCCAAATTAATGATATGCTCCTAAGCTTTTTGTTTTTGGaagaaaatgaaaagaaatgaTGATGTGTGCAAACGATGCATATTGCCATTGTGTTtgttgtttatagtggagtgtcccGTCTCAATTTTTTCTTGCGCATTCTCTGTTGTACTCGTACTGGTACGGGGTGTGCGGATGACcgcggaccctcctgatgacgaaaattaTGTAAATTATTCTGTTCATCTTGTCTGGATCTGATGTCATAAATCAGAACAACAACAGCTGCTACAGCAGCCACGCCCATCAGAGCAGAGACGACCAATCGGATCACAGCTTCAGTCGTAGCACAAGAGCTGACACAATCTGAGGAAAGAAAAAGCAAAATGAAACAGAGATGAAGTGAATGAATAAACACAAACATCACCTGTGACTCACCTGAACACGGCTGACAGAGATCAGTGATGTTGAGATGTTGAGTTTGGTTTATGTTGGTATTGTTGAGTACACatctgtatgtgtttgtatccTGATATTCAACCTCCAGAGGTAGAGAGAGTCTGATGTTGAGATCGGACACACTGATGCTGGACAATAAACTGTTTCCTTTGTACCAGGATAGACTCACATCTCTCACATTCAACACtgaacacaacaacacacatGATGAACATTTTGAAGAGTCTCTGGTGATGACAGGAATGGGCAGATGAGCTGAAAAACGTAAGTAAAGAATAAAGATGTTAAAGGTACTGCACTGttgtcattattattattatatttagcCTATGCTATTTTATATTGCAAGATGTGTCTTTGTTCGTTTGTTTTGCCTTATAATATTTTGGAGACACTGTGTGACAAGACATGACTGAATACCTCACACATGAATCAGTGAACGTGCATgtcatctttaacttttatgttaatGTGTAATTATGTAAAACTTTTTCAATAAAATTAGAATATGTAAATGAACAGTAAATCTTTACTCACCATAGACAGTAACATTAAATCTGTATGTCCCTCTTCCGAAAATGATCATTTTATAAAGTCCAGTGTGTTGAGTTGTGATGTTTGTGATGgtgagatctccagtctgatTATTTATCTGCAGTCTGTTTTTGAATCTCCCATCAGGAGTATCGTTATATAATGGGGTCTTCCTTAAATTTCTATCAATGAAAACTATGAGAGACTTTTGAGATTCAAACAACCACTGTATCTGTTCATCTCTCTGTATGTCAGTAAAATCAGTGTGCAGAGTAACAGAATCTCCCTCCATCCCTGACACTGACTTCACCTCATCACCAACAACACCTGCTAACACAGAGATAAGGTTTGACACGGATTATAACAATAATATTCACAGATTGTCTGTCATTTTTATTACTTAAAGTGTGAAGTTATGTAGAGACAAGTAACATCACAAATAACGTTTTAGATTCGGATTGTAAGGGATTTGGTTATGGTTTGTCATATTTTAGGTTATATTGAGTGTTTTATCTTAAGATTAGTATAAATGCTTTACATGGTATACTTTTAATGTGTTATGGTCCAAATGACTTGGGTTGTCTCTCTGTTGCTTGCacatgacggtgttttttcacAACTAAGCCTGGAAGAGGTACATGTGACATCAGTAAGAATAGTGACATAGCTGTATGATGCGTTAGAAAACAAACGCACTGTGTTTTATCATCCGTGGTTGTATTTATAGCAATCTTGAAGGTTACAGAGATAGATGCCCTTAcgaaaggaaaatatatttaccaATACATTATTTgcaatatattgcaatatattattTTACGTTCAATTTTCCAATATATATTGATGgtacatatattctatatatgtgtaatatattgcaaaatatacaaattattgCCGCTTTCAATATATTGTACatgaatataatatatgtgtttgtatatttaaaaatatatgcaatattatatttataaatatcccCAATATTGTATTTCGATTtatatgcaaaaatgtataaaaaaatatgtacagatatcgtgtcacatgtatgtttactatatggtagaatatatttcaaatatatgtaaaattatatgaaaatatacatgaaatatatgtagatatgtgttcgatatattgtggaatacatttgaaaaatttcttaaattagATGGGAAATATGTGAAATATATGTGCATGGAAACatgtattaacaatatatgtacagatgtagtgtcacatgtatgtttactacactgtaaaatactgttaaactgttaaataacagtaatcaACTGGCAGCTTGGTTGCCAGCAAGATAATGTTATTTTACGGTTCTGCCTCTGTTAAAATACAGTTCTACTTccgttaatttattttttaaatatataaatttacaTGGTGGTGTTATATGTGTTAGTATTGTGAACTTAATTAATTTGAGTCCactgaaaacaaatattacttCTAAAATTGAActgcaaacatttaaactttcaCACAAATCTCATGTAGTTCACCATGAGCAAACTACACAGttactgctttaaaataaaacaacaggcagCATAACATCAATGATCTACTGCCCATCCTTGACCTAATCAACCACACTACTCTTCAGCACAATGGTAACCCAAAAACTGAGTCAAATCCTAACAAAAcagaacattaaacactaagagATCTCTCACATTATCATCTTGTGTAAATCCCCTGAACAGTTTTTAAGttcacatgatttaaaaaacaaaatacaaggaCTTTTCTCTAAtgtctgcactgtaaaaaaattccgtagaaattgcagctgggttgccggtaatttaccgtagatttaaatttatgcttttcactggcaatattttgttcaaagttaaatgaacattaaaggggacatattatgagatttttttaaagatgtaaactaagtctaaaataggtctgagcaaaagtgtgccgttttgggtgtgtcatttaaaatgcaaatgagcggatgaagtgcaaccactgatcacaatgatggtggtttgttgcaattgaaactcaattgtgctgtgaaatattttctctctctctttctctccatactaaatggttatgctgtggttggatagtgcagataaagggggcggtattaccttattctgacatcacaataagggccaaattacaatgacctatttttcacatgcttgcagaaaatggtttaccaaaactaagttattgggttgatctttttaaaattttctaggttgatagaagcactggggacacaattatagcacttaaacatggaaaaagtcagattttcataatatgtcccctttaaacatttacaagtctttgtcttaacagagtaaaactaaaacaaacagcatcaagcaaaacattctgggaaacaaaatctgaagcaaaaaacagaaaaaggttgatgatgatttctggttcccagaatgctttgcatgaggctgttattgtatagttttattctgtaaagataaagacttggtaatatttaaaatttatttaactttgaacaaactcttgcccataaataacataaatgtaaatcaacggtaaattaccggcaacccagctgcaataacattgtaatttctacggattttttttacagtgtgtgtgaaattaacatatttacaaatttgactgttaagttttctgttttttaacagcacattctgttaaataacagtaatcaACTGGCAGCTTGGTTGCCAGCAAGATAATGTTTTTTACGGTCTCCTTCggactgttaaaaaacattagcattctgtgtttttatatcTTACACATTTAACCCTATAAACCCCATCGCAAAATCCTTGGTGTCAAAAGAACACTGCTTAATGTGTCCACACTACAAAGAGTAAAAGAAACAGACCCAAtgttgaagttaatgagataatgaagtgatgattgagttaatgatgaacagctgctgttaacaaacacaatcactgaatgaaagatgaacaagaaccgaataaaagagaaaacaagcagAAACTCAACTTACAGACTTAGAAGAGACTCAGACTTACTCAGATTTTCTAAGATCTCACAAGAAGATCATCAAACAACTCCACAAACAATATTAACATCTTCACTTATTACAAACCAGTATGATTTTATATTATATGTTCATTAGCTCTTACTGAGAAATAAATCATACGGTGTGGTTTCCTAAACAggtattatcttaaaccaggaatagtttaattaggaaatttaacaagttttaacaaacatgcctaactaaaaacattacttgtgcattttcaggcaaaacaaagggcactgatgtattttaaaatatgtcagtgcaagttgtttggCGTTTGGACAGCTCTATAGTCTAATCCCTAAATAATAGTTACCATTctcgtgatcagtgtttactTTAGTAGGACTCTTGATCCTTGGGTTGTCCCCTTGGTGTTGTATTTATTCATGCTTATCAATGTGATTTGAAAGACATTGAATATggcaaaaaagtataaataaagtattatcaCTAACTAATGACTGTTATGGTGTAAGTCTCATGAGTCAAAAGTAATTTACTGATTTATACAGAAGCTCATAAGTGATTAGATGGGTGGCAACCCCTTATTGTAGTCTTATAATGTGACAGAAACTGAGTGTTGAGGTAGCCAGAGGAATCTTACGAACATTGGGAttaaattaaaggggacatattatgaaaatctgactttttccatgtttaagtgctataattgtgtccccagtgcttctatcaacctagaaaatattaaaaagatcaacccaataacttagttttggtaaaccattttctgcaagcatgtgaaaaataggtcattgtaatttggcccttattgtgatgtcagaataaggtaataccgccccctttatctgcactatccaaccacagcacaaccatttagtatggagagaaagagagagataaaatatttcacagcacaattgagtttcaattgcaacaaaccaccatcattgtgatcagtggttgcacttcatccgctcatttgcattttaaatgacacacccaaaacggcacacttttgctcagacctatttTAAGACTTagttttcatctttaaaaaaatctcataatatgtcccctttaaaaaacacGAGCAaactacacacacagacatcaagaatcaggctatgaatctcaacaatggtgactatcaaatgaaaagcttcatgctgcaatgcatgctgggtatcagcaTAGTACAAAACTCATTAGGCCGATGAACTGTTTTTCCATTTTCTTTTGTCACCCTAGTTGAGAATCGTaggctgattcttgatgtctgtgagtgtcatctgaggactgttttcaagtttgcaaaaatacatttgtaggCAACTCTGTCAAGCTATCAGATTACTGTTATACTAATAATTCATGTAATGATTCAAATATGTAAATACTTATTCATAAACATTCCTAAGAACTTCTAATTTTTATGATTAAGCTTCATAAGGCTGTTAAGACAAACCACTGTTCAATAATCAGACATCCAACCTCAAGAGAGTCCATCATCTCTTGGTTTTCTTTGCCATAACAAACATGCATCTTAAAGACACAGTTATAACAACCAGACTGTGAACCAAGTCAAGAGCCCAACTAATGAAAACAGTGATCaacataatggtgactttaaagaaaatgcttGTAAAGTCTAGTAAACACCTGTTTGTTCTCAGTAAGAACTGTTGTAGATGTATAACAGAAATAAAGTCAAAGTGGTTTATAAGTGAAGATGGTAATGgtgtttgtgtaaatgtttaattctccTCTGGTGATATATGGAGAGATTTATTGTGttgtgttattttcagttgatgttcatcaaagtctttgtgtctgtaagtgtttctgctcatctcttctctttttttatttatcttttctTTAGTGATTCTGTTTATTAGCAGCAGGTGTCCATCATTAATGCTTCAGTACTTGAACTCATTGACTTGATTTCAGGTGGATCATTAGGACACTAATGTAGGGAATAGTGAACAAGGGTGTATGGTGTGATTTGGGACGCAGTCTTAAACGGTGGACTCTCAGGGCTGTAAATTCACATTATTCTGAGaactgtttttttacagaatgcagaatttaacagtatacttctgtttttgttaaaaaacagaatcatactgttaaatttggctgttttttaacagcaattttttacagtgatatggtagaatatatttcaaatatatgtacaacTACATGGAAATGTATACGTAGATATGTGTTTGATATATTGTGGAATACATTTTACatatatgtaaaattagatggaaatatatgtacatatttattgtaaatgtatgcACAATATGTGTCCATATATGAGAACATGCACATACAATGTTTGAACATATATGgggatatatacagtatatatacatgaaacatctaaaatatataaaaacttaaTATGCAACCTGCaatatacaaacatttataacacatattaacacagactgatgggtaatctatcaaaagccacctttattttcttttaattaggCACAGATACTAAACCCAATTTGAGATACAGAGCTACATAGGCCTAGTAAAACCACAAGAGGTTTTGCATATGGTCAGTCAAAGGAAATGTGATGggctttacattacattacataaatgtgttgcattgcatttacataaattacattttaaaagagtgccattaaacaaaaaatatacaaaatataaattaaagccACTTAAATGACCAATGTCCAGGATCACAGGATGTGGTCTAtgcatatattgcaatatattaaagcatataaagacaaactattacgtgtaaaaaatatagtgccctttttgttcttgattgcaatatattttgtatcatatatacatgtatggtttatgcatatatttcaatatattggaaaatataaatattaaatcccATACATGGGAATATGTTGCCTAATATATTACATGATATTTtccaatatactgcaatatatttttgtttcgtAAGGGCATGTACAGCACAAAGCAGCTTGTTATGAGGAGTTTAGGGAAGTTTTTACTGAGGATGGGGCCTGAAGGACTGAGTCTGCTGAGCCTTGTGACAGAACAaagtgaaaaagatcaacccctgaactttgtttgggtaagccattttctgcaagcatgagGAAAAATTAGGTCcttcagatttcgcctgttttgtgaggtaggtagcaaggcgaCTTACAGTTATACCactccttaatctgcactatccaaccacggcactgtcatttagtgcagagagaagatgagcaaaaaataattgacagcacaatttgttttattacaaaaaaacatcattattgtgatcagtgtttgcatttcatcagctcatttgcattttaaaggacacaccaaaaaatggcacaattttgctcaggcctataaagtggcaatttCAACATGCTAAAATTAATTATCTgtgaggtattttgagctaaaactttacatacgcttttgggggacaccaaagat
Protein-coding sequences here:
- the LOC135748111 gene encoding uncharacterized protein, which gives rise to MHVCYGKENQEMMDSLEVGCVVGDEVKSVSGMEGDSVTLHTDFTDIQRDEQIQWLFESQKSLIVFIDRNLRKTPLYNDTPDGRFKNRLQINNQTGDLTITNITTQHTGLYKMIIFGRGTYRFNVTVYAHLPIPVITRDSSKCSSCVLLCSVLNVRDVSLSWYKGNSLLSSISVSDLNIRLSLPLEVEYQDTNTYRCVLNNTNINQTQHLNITDLCQPCSDCVSSCATTEAVIRLVVSALMGVAAVAAVVVLIYDIRSRQDEQNNLHNFRHQEGPRSSAHPVPVRVQQRMRKKKLRRDTPL